A single window of Luteipulveratus halotolerans DNA harbors:
- a CDS encoding PKD domain-containing protein codes for MTITANAGADTSAAAFDRVTLDGSASASTDGLVRDYAWTQTAGTTVSLTKDGPRCSFVAPGGLGETLRFQLVVTDQNGTASAADTVDVAVGRAKVLKHYGGAWRGVRRLRSLTSPYAVERAANPARSIVTASDGSEAVMTDGARTVLVRGPQLGERTFAQSDVPLTDTFPRTRTGTGWGVAERGGKWSCTGGTLADFSATNGSATITLSTDSSSRRAVLGNYQLAGALVGVDITRPVVTVGSLCAGVVVGYQDTSNHYRVRLLNRAPKVVDDFDRTVPSGWGTATTGHPWLFAGGDAGDYATAGAGDPRAVHALTTVNSSRRSYVQVGASDVDVTVGVQCSVVAAGGGITGAVMLRYKDSSNHYLARVRFGEDGKVYAILQSVVAGTVTDLVTTTDTGLTYAADTFVNVRAKQVGADLYLRVWADGAQEPGEWTVQATDTAITGTGAVGLRSYALGSTTNTLPVRVRYRAFTAVIDGNDNVGTVLEVHRFQESTATLLGSHTYPSGAMPAPDGQPLRLWVQHSDGQVRACVTATDVPEVPYAWDVAVDDPTWSSGRAGVIASSSGISSPVVRFANYACTGQVVDPAQVVTPWRVRVLPSPFGGIVTADLQSWLAQALVDTSEDVLDIAAAFTPAAAVATRGVVQVRGPASYGPYSTDGTGGRQEGGDLNDYMNLTWDYAGTKDAPEADQAAVRSLDCSGFVRMVYGPAGAGLKVTNGNGGGTAIPRISKDQVGSTAPGVQIIAHTGAVAPDPALIATLQVGDIIGFDATSDPEEEEGQVDHVGIYLGLDVNGHPRFISSRKTPNGPTMSDTGGNSTIDGTGLYARAWRSARRY; via the coding sequence GTGACGATCACCGCCAACGCCGGCGCCGACACGTCGGCTGCCGCGTTCGACCGGGTGACCCTCGACGGGTCCGCATCGGCCTCGACGGACGGGCTGGTCCGCGACTACGCGTGGACGCAGACCGCCGGCACCACGGTGTCGCTGACCAAGGACGGGCCGCGGTGCTCGTTCGTCGCGCCGGGCGGGCTCGGCGAGACGCTGCGGTTCCAGCTGGTCGTGACCGACCAGAACGGCACCGCCTCGGCGGCCGACACCGTCGACGTGGCGGTGGGCCGGGCGAAGGTGCTGAAGCACTACGGCGGCGCGTGGCGCGGCGTACGGCGCCTCAGGTCGTTGACGTCGCCGTACGCCGTCGAGCGCGCCGCCAACCCGGCCCGGTCCATCGTGACCGCCTCCGACGGGTCGGAGGCGGTCATGACCGACGGCGCCCGCACCGTGCTCGTGCGCGGCCCCCAGCTCGGGGAGCGCACGTTCGCGCAGTCCGACGTGCCCCTGACGGACACGTTCCCCCGCACGCGCACCGGCACCGGGTGGGGTGTGGCCGAGCGGGGCGGGAAGTGGTCTTGCACCGGCGGCACCCTGGCCGACTTCTCGGCGACGAACGGGTCCGCGACGATCACCCTGTCGACGGACTCCAGCTCGCGGCGTGCGGTGCTGGGGAACTACCAGCTCGCGGGTGCGCTGGTCGGTGTCGACATCACTCGGCCGGTCGTGACCGTGGGGTCGCTGTGCGCCGGCGTGGTCGTCGGGTACCAGGACACCAGCAACCACTACCGGGTGCGGCTGCTGAACCGGGCGCCGAAGGTCGTCGACGACTTCGACCGGACCGTTCCGTCCGGGTGGGGCACAGCGACGACCGGGCACCCGTGGCTGTTCGCCGGTGGCGACGCGGGCGACTACGCCACTGCCGGCGCGGGTGACCCGCGGGCGGTGCACGCGCTGACCACGGTGAACTCCTCGCGCAGGTCGTACGTGCAGGTCGGTGCGTCCGACGTTGACGTGACGGTTGGTGTGCAGTGCTCTGTCGTCGCGGCCGGCGGCGGGATCACCGGCGCGGTGATGCTCCGCTACAAGGACTCCAGCAACCACTATCTCGCCCGGGTCCGGTTCGGTGAGGACGGCAAGGTCTACGCGATCCTGCAGTCGGTCGTCGCCGGCACCGTCACCGACCTGGTGACCACCACGGACACGGGCCTGACGTACGCCGCGGACACGTTCGTGAACGTCCGCGCGAAGCAGGTCGGCGCCGACCTGTACCTGCGGGTGTGGGCCGACGGCGCGCAGGAGCCTGGCGAGTGGACCGTGCAGGCCACCGACACCGCGATCACCGGCACCGGCGCCGTGGGCTTGCGGTCCTACGCGCTCGGGTCGACGACGAACACGCTCCCCGTCCGGGTGCGGTACCGGGCGTTCACCGCCGTCATCGACGGCAACGACAACGTCGGCACCGTGCTGGAGGTCCACCGCTTCCAGGAGTCCACGGCGACGCTGCTCGGGTCGCACACCTACCCGTCGGGTGCCATGCCGGCCCCGGACGGGCAGCCATTGCGACTGTGGGTGCAGCACTCCGACGGGCAGGTCCGGGCGTGCGTGACCGCCACGGACGTGCCGGAGGTGCCGTACGCGTGGGACGTCGCCGTCGACGACCCGACATGGTCGTCGGGTCGGGCCGGGGTCATCGCGTCCTCGTCGGGGATCAGCTCGCCGGTGGTGCGGTTCGCGAACTACGCGTGCACGGGGCAGGTCGTTGACCCGGCGCAGGTCGTCACACCGTGGCGCGTCCGGGTGCTCCCGTCACCGTTCGGCGGTATCGTCACAGCGGACCTGCAGTCTTGGCTTGCCCAGGCACTGGTCGACACGTCTGAGGACGTCCTCGACATCGCCGCCGCGTTCACCCCGGCAGCCGCTGTCGCCACCCGCGGTGTGGTGCAGGTCCGTGGCCCCGCGTCGTACGGCCCGTACTCCACCGACGGGACCGGTGGCCGCCAGGAGGGCGGCGACCTCAACGACTACATGAACCTCACCTGGGACTACGCCGGGACGAAGGACGCCCCGGAGGCCGACCAGGCCGCAGTCAGGTCACTCGACTGCTCCGGGTTCGTCCGCATGGTCTACGGGCCCGCCGGCGCCGGCCTCAAGGTCACCAACGGCAACGGCGGCGGCACCGCGATCCCCCGCATCTCCAAGGACCAGGTCGGGTCCACCGCGCCCGGCGTGCAGATCATCGCCCACACCGGCGCCGTCGCACCCGACCCGGCTCTCATCGCCACCCTGCAGGTCGGCGACATCATCGGGTTCGACGCCACCTCGGACCCGGAGGAGGAAGAGGGGCAGGTCGACCACGTCGGGATCTACCTCGGCCTCGACGTCAACGGTCACCCCCGCTTCATCTCCTCGAGGAAGACACCGAACGGGCCGACCATGTCCGACACCGGCGGCAACTCAACCATCGACGGCACCGGGCTGTACGCCCGCGCATGGCGCTCAGCACGCCGCTACTAA